Proteins encoded together in one Penicillium digitatum chromosome 1, complete sequence window:
- a CDS encoding Ubiquinone biosynthesis protein, putative, with protein sequence MLMTTLAPAAFLKLAEGNDGHDKTGEMQMLEASREEVRKTVSPDAQGVSKLCQTLWIYFYYYVYDPIATGLRFVHLVVIFIPVVATVPAIWLGRKVQDRDGARSGTLWWYRFLVKAMERAGPAFIKLGQWAASRTDIFPPEMCNIMSSLHSNAPAHSLHQTKRIIRKAFNGLPFEDIFEEFQEEPLGVGAIAQVYKAKLRPSLAATNEEELGIEPPTLGEKVRKNVDVLVKSSPQRVPSSYVAIKVQHPRVEQLIHRDLRIMSFFAHMINAIPTMHWLSFPDEVQQFGEMMKLQLDLRIEAANLVIFRQKFNSRTTAWFPYPYLEYTTREVLVEEFAQGIPLATFLDIGGGLYQHDIANQGLDAFLHMLLIDNFVHADLHPGNIMVRFYRPSELDLSLGKRSRAFNAPTRAEVDVTEAVLERLRPNLNDTDDWKAALSQLNEEGYRPQLIFIDTGLVTQLNETNRRNFLDLFRAIAEFDGYRAGQLMVERCRTPEEVIDPEIFALKMEHLVLSIKSRTFALGTVKIGDILSEVLTMVRGHHVRFEGDFVNVVISCLLLEGIGRSLNPNLDLFKSALPILRQLGSGSSLLETVRSGDYSMLWVWVGLEARGMLQASIESVEHCVKYDQLSPNV encoded by the exons ATGCTCATGACCACTCTGGCGCCAGCGGCTTTTTTGAAACTGGCGGAAGGGAATGATGGCCACGACAAGACTGGAGAAATgcagatgctagaggcctCGCGCGAAGAGGTCCGAAAGACGGTTTCCCCCGACGCGCAAGGCGTCTCGAAGCTCTGCCAGACATTATGGATCTACTTTTATTATTATGTCTATGACCCTATAGCTACAGGACTTCGCTTCGTTCACCTTGTCGTCATATTCATTCCGGTCGTCGCCACGGTGCCCGCCATCTGGCTTGGTCGAAAAGTGCAGGATCGGGATGGCGCGCGGTCTGGCACACTGTGGTGGTATCGGTTCTTGGTGAAAGCAATGGAGCGGGCTGGTCCGGCTTTCATCAAG CTCGGCCAATGGGCTGCGTCACGAACAGATATCTTCCCACCGGAAATGTGTAATATAATGTCATCACTCCATTCGAATGCTCCTGCCCACTCACTTCATCAAACGAAGCGCATCATCCGCAAAGCATTCAACGGACTGCCATTCGAGGACATATTTGAAGAGTTCCAGGAGGAACCACTGGGCGTTGGAGCGATTGCACAGGTTTACAAAGCGAAGTTACGACCAAGCCTTGCTGCAACAAATGAAGAAGAATTGGGCATTGAACCACCAACATTGGGTGAGAAGGTTCGAAAAAATGTCGACGTGCTGGTCAAGAGTTCCCCGCAGCGGGTGCCATCATCGTATGTTGCGATCAAGGTGCAGCACCCCAGGGTTGAACAACTGATACATAGAGACTTGCGGATCATGTCATTTTTTGCTCACATGATCAATGCCATTCCCACAATGCACTGGCTGTCTTTCCCTGATGAAGTACAACAGTTTGGGGAAATGATGAAGCTACAACTGGACCTTCGGATTGAAGCTGCCAACCTCGTCATATTCCGCCAGAAATTCAATTCTCGCACTACTGCTTGGTTCCCATACCCATACTTAGAATACACCACCCGTGAGGTGTTGGTTGAGGAATTTGCCCAGGGCATTCCCTTGGCCACCTTCTTGGATATCGGCGGAGGTTTATATCAGCACGATATTGCCAATCAAGGCCTTGATGCATTCTTACACATGCTGCTCATAGACAATTTTGTTCATGCCGATCTCCATCCGGGGAATATCATGGTTCGTTTCTACCGGCCCAGCGAGCTGGACCTTTCCCTCGGCAAGCGTTCGCGTGCGTTCAATGCCCCGACGCGGGCCGAAGTTGATGTGACGGAGGCAGTCCTTGAGCGGCTACGTCCGAATCTCAACGACACTGATGATTGGAAGGCTGCTCTGTCCCAGCTCAACGAAGAGGGGTATCGACCGCAGTTGATATTTATCGACACTGGTCTTGTCACTCAGCTAAATGAGACCAATCGGCGGAACTTCTTAGACCTCTTTCGGGCAATCGCTGAATTTGATGGATACCGAGCTGGTCAGCTTATGGTCGAGCGATGCCGAACACCGGAAGAGGTCATTGATCCGGAGATATTTGCGCTGAAAATGGAGCATTTGGTTCTGAGCATCAAGTCTCGAACCTTTGCTCTGGGGACTGTCAAGATCGGTGATATTCTCAGTGAGGTATTGACTATGGTCCGAGGGCACCACGTTCGGTTTGAAGGAGATTTCGTCAACGTCGTCATTTCATGTCTGCTGCTTGAAGGAATAGGACGTAGTCTGAACCCCAACCTAGATCTGTTCAAGAG TGCACTTCCTATTCTACGACAATTGGGATCTGGAAGTTCATTATTGGAGACTGTTCGCTCAGGCGACTACTCAATGCTCTGGGTTTGGGTAGGTCTGGAGGCTCGTGGAATGCTGCAGGCCAGCATCGAGAGTGTTGAGCATTGCGTCAAGTATGACCAACTATCCCCTAATGTTTAA